One genomic region from Geoalkalibacter sp. encodes:
- a CDS encoding argininosuccinate synthase domain-containing protein — protein sequence MSKKGSVNKVVLAYSGGLDTSIILKWLVEEYGCEVIAYSADLGQGE from the coding sequence ATGTCCAAGAAGGGAAGCGTCAACAAAGTCGTTCTGGCCTACTCGGGGGGCCTTGACACCTCGATCATCCTCAAGTGGCTGGTGGAAGAGTACGGCTGCGAGGTCATCGCCTATTCCGCCGACCTCGGCCAGGGCGAG
- a CDS encoding RDD family protein: MILTCPTCGLSREIAPERLPEGPARVTCPRCARVFRYPGAVPVPGGSTEPAAPPESSAEYAKVRTLPDGSLTSAAAALPAGFWLRVTAALIDVILVSLVQMVLGGLLGWAGRAALGPGPETTHLLVLTLGLFNFALWQTYKVFFTGYCGQTPGKMVLRIQVVREDGRPVGYPRAFVREVIGKFISGALLGIGFLMVAFDRRKQGLHDRLAATLVIKL, translated from the coding sequence ATGATCCTGACCTGCCCCACCTGCGGCTTGAGCCGCGAGATCGCGCCGGAGCGCCTGCCCGAAGGCCCGGCACGAGTGACCTGCCCACGCTGCGCGCGGGTCTTTCGCTATCCGGGCGCGGTGCCGGTACCCGGCGGATCGACCGAGCCCGCCGCGCCGCCGGAATCCTCGGCGGAATATGCTAAGGTCAGAACATTACCGGACGGATCGCTGACGTCAGCGGCCGCAGCACTTCCCGCTGGCTTCTGGCTGCGGGTCACGGCCGCGCTGATTGATGTTATTCTGGTCAGCCTGGTGCAGATGGTGCTTGGCGGCCTGCTCGGCTGGGCGGGACGCGCCGCCCTGGGGCCGGGTCCGGAAACCACCCACCTGCTGGTCCTGACCCTGGGCCTGTTCAATTTCGCCCTGTGGCAGACCTACAAGGTGTTTTTCACCGGCTATTGCGGGCAGACGCCGGGCAAGATGGTTCTGCGCATCCAAGTGGTGCGGGAGGATGGTCGGCCCGTCGGCTACCCACGGGCTTTCGTGCGCGAGGTGATCGGCAAGTTCATCTCCGGCGCGCTGCTCGGTATCGGCTTTCTCATGGTCGCCTTCGACCGTCGCAAACAGGGTCTGCACGACCGCCTGGCGGCCACCCTGGTGATCAAACTCTAG
- the argF gene encoding ornithine carbamoyltransferase has translation MKKDFLCLTDWSREELEAIFDLTRELKAKQKRGEEHRLLKGKTLGMIFEKSSTRTRVSFEVGMFQLGGHALFLSSGNTQMGRGEPIKDTARCMARYVDGVMIRTFSQAAVEEFAACSSVPVVNGLTDLYHPCQVMADLFTVSEHRANWRDLTYCWIGDGNNMANSWINAAAVFGFELRVATPGNYRPDAVVMERARKLGARVSYTDSPAEAARGAQVLNTDVWASMGQEAEQKEREIAFQGYQINADLLKSAAADCLVMHCLPAHRGEEITDEVIEGPHSIIFDEAENRLHVQKAILATLMG, from the coding sequence GTGAAAAAAGACTTTTTGTGTTTGACCGATTGGAGCCGCGAGGAGCTGGAAGCGATTTTTGATCTGACCCGCGAGCTCAAGGCCAAGCAGAAGCGCGGCGAGGAGCATCGCCTGCTCAAGGGCAAGACCCTGGGCATGATTTTCGAGAAGAGTTCGACGCGCACCCGCGTGTCATTTGAGGTCGGCATGTTCCAGTTGGGCGGGCACGCCCTGTTTCTGTCCTCGGGCAACACCCAGATGGGACGCGGCGAGCCCATCAAGGACACGGCGCGCTGCATGGCGCGCTATGTCGACGGGGTGATGATCCGCACCTTTTCCCAGGCGGCCGTGGAAGAATTCGCCGCGTGCAGCAGTGTGCCGGTGGTCAACGGCCTCACCGACCTCTACCATCCCTGCCAGGTGATGGCCGATCTCTTCACCGTCAGCGAGCATCGCGCCAACTGGCGCGATCTGACATACTGCTGGATCGGCGACGGCAACAACATGGCCAACTCCTGGATCAACGCGGCCGCCGTGTTCGGCTTTGAGCTGCGCGTCGCCACGCCTGGAAATTACCGCCCCGACGCCGTCGTCATGGAACGGGCGCGCAAGCTGGGGGCGCGCGTCAGCTACACCGACAGCCCCGCCGAGGCCGCGCGCGGCGCCCAGGTGCTCAACACCGATGTGTGGGCGAGCATGGGACAGGAAGCCGAGCAGAAAGAGCGCGAAATCGCTTTCCAGGGCTACCAGATCAATGCCGATCTGCTGAAAAGCGCCGCCGCCGATTGCCTGGTCATGCACTGCCTGCCGGCGCATCGCGGCGAGGAGATCACCGACGAGGTCATCGAGGGGCCGCACTCCATCATCTTTGACGAAGCGGAAAACCGCCTGCATGTGCAGAAAGCCATTCTCGCGACGCTGATGGGATGA
- a CDS encoding acetylornithine transaminase — protein MSISENWIERADRHIARTYGRYPLVAARGAGCRLWDVDGKEYLDFLAGVAVNNLGHCHPKVVKALQEQAATLLHVSNYFHIPTQIELAEILCRHSFGDRVFFCNSGAEANEAAMKLVRKYSRERHGENRFEVITALASFHGRTIGTIAATGQDKVRVGFEPVVPGFKYVPFGDMEALRAAVSPNTCAVMLEPVQGEGGVNVPPPGYLRAVRDLCDEKDLLLVFDEVQVGCGRTGTLFAYEQEQVEPDIMTLAKALAGGPPIGAMVYREKYVETLGPGTHGSTFGGNPLMTAAGVAAVRTLLEDGILDNCRAMGAYLRERLEEFKQRYDFVVEVRGRGLIHGMELAIEGGDIVKKCLSRGLLINCTMGKVLRFLPPLIVTREEIDEALAILDGVLQDI, from the coding sequence ATGAGCATATCCGAAAACTGGATCGAACGCGCCGATCGGCATATCGCGCGGACCTACGGCCGCTATCCCCTGGTGGCGGCGCGCGGCGCGGGCTGTCGGCTCTGGGACGTGGACGGCAAGGAATATCTGGACTTTCTTGCCGGGGTGGCGGTGAACAACCTCGGCCATTGCCATCCCAAGGTGGTCAAGGCCTTGCAGGAACAGGCAGCGACCCTGCTGCACGTCTCCAATTATTTCCACATCCCGACCCAGATCGAGCTGGCCGAGATTCTCTGCCGTCATTCCTTCGGTGACCGGGTGTTTTTCTGCAACTCGGGCGCCGAGGCCAACGAGGCGGCCATGAAGCTGGTGCGTAAGTACAGCCGCGAGCGCCACGGTGAAAACCGCTTCGAGGTGATTACCGCCCTGGCCTCCTTTCACGGGCGCACCATCGGCACCATCGCCGCCACCGGCCAGGACAAGGTGCGGGTCGGCTTCGAACCGGTGGTGCCGGGCTTCAAGTACGTGCCCTTCGGCGACATGGAGGCCCTGCGCGCCGCCGTCTCGCCCAACACCTGCGCGGTGATGCTCGAACCCGTGCAGGGCGAAGGCGGGGTCAACGTGCCGCCGCCCGGTTACCTGCGCGCGGTGCGCGATCTGTGCGACGAAAAGGACCTGCTTCTGGTGTTCGACGAGGTGCAGGTCGGCTGCGGTCGCACCGGCACGCTCTTCGCCTATGAGCAGGAGCAGGTGGAGCCCGACATCATGACCCTGGCCAAGGCCCTGGCCGGCGGCCCGCCCATCGGCGCCATGGTCTACCGGGAAAAGTACGTCGAGACCCTGGGTCCCGGCACCCACGGCTCGACCTTCGGCGGCAATCCCCTGATGACCGCCGCCGGCGTCGCCGCCGTGCGCACCCTGCTGGAGGACGGCATCCTCGACAACTGCCGCGCCATGGGCGCGTATCTGCGCGAGCGCCTCGAAGAGTTCAAGCAGCGCTACGACTTCGTGGTCGAGGTGCGCGGTCGCGGCCTCATCCATGGGATGGAACTCGCCATCGAGGGCGGCGACATCGTGAAAAAATGCCTGAGCCGCGGCCTGCTCATCAACTGCACCATGGGCAAGGTGCTGCGCTTTCTGCCGCCGCTCATCGTCACCCGCGAGGAAATCGACGAGGCCCTGGCGATACTCGATGGCGTGCTGCAAGACATCTAA
- the argB gene encoding acetylglutamate kinase, protein MQEIIAKANVLLEALPWLKRFSGATIVIKYGGNAMVEERLKESFAQDIILMKFIGLNPVVVHGGGPQIGKLLKALGKESRFVQGMRVTDRETMDVVEMVLGAQVNKEIVNNINRHGGKAVGLTGKDGRLIIARKMEMTQINPDTLTPEIIDIGHVGEVESVNPAIIEALEKSHFIPVIAPIGVGLNGETYNINADLVAGRIAGALRAEKLILLTDVEGVKDKDGRLISTIDVERVPDLINDGTITGGMIPKVNCCVDAVEEGVHKTHIIDGRMEHACLLEIFTDKGVGTAVARFKK, encoded by the coding sequence ATGCAGGAAATCATCGCCAAAGCCAACGTTCTGCTCGAAGCCCTGCCCTGGCTCAAGCGCTTCTCCGGCGCCACCATCGTCATCAAGTACGGCGGCAACGCCATGGTGGAGGAGCGGCTCAAGGAGAGCTTCGCCCAGGACATCATCCTGATGAAATTCATCGGCCTCAATCCGGTGGTGGTGCACGGCGGCGGGCCGCAGATCGGCAAGCTGCTCAAGGCACTGGGCAAGGAATCGCGCTTCGTGCAGGGCATGCGCGTCACCGACCGCGAGACCATGGATGTGGTGGAAATGGTGCTCGGCGCCCAGGTCAACAAGGAGATCGTCAACAACATCAACCGCCACGGCGGCAAGGCGGTGGGCCTCACGGGCAAGGACGGGCGACTGATCATCGCGCGCAAGATGGAGATGACCCAGATCAACCCCGACACCCTAACCCCGGAGATCATCGACATCGGTCATGTGGGCGAGGTGGAAAGCGTCAATCCGGCCATCATCGAAGCGCTGGAAAAAAGCCACTTCATCCCCGTGATCGCGCCCATCGGCGTCGGCCTCAACGGTGAAACCTACAACATCAACGCCGATCTGGTGGCGGGCCGCATCGCCGGCGCCCTGCGCGCCGAGAAGCTGATCCTGCTCACCGACGTGGAAGGGGTCAAGGACAAGGACGGACGGCTCATTTCGACCATCGACGTGGAGCGCGTGCCCGATCTGATCAACGACGGCACCATCACCGGCGGCATGATCCCCAAGGTCAACTGCTGCGTGGATGCCGTGGAGGAAGGCGTGCACAAGACCCACATCATCGACGGGCGCATGGAGCATGCCTGCCTGCTGGAAATCTTCACCGACAAGGGTGTCGGCACCGCCGTGGCGAGGTTCAAGAAATGA
- the hslU gene encoding ATP-dependent protease ATPase subunit HslU, with protein sequence MNNFTPREIVSELDRYIVGQNAAKRAVAIALRNRWRRQQVHAELRDEIAPKNIIMIGPTGVGKTEIARRLAKLAQAPFIKVEASKFTEVGYVGRDVESMVRDLVDLAVIMVREEEADKVRLKAEDMAEERLLDLLLPGESAALQISESEGRETTRDKLRRKLRMGELDDRLVEVDIQVSKTPSLEVFTPQGMEELGSSFKEMFGNLFPKKNKRRRVRVAEARELLIESEAERLVDMDKVKALAKERVEQSGIIFIDEIDKIASAEHGRGPDVSREGVQRDILPIVEGSTVNTKCGPVRTDHVLFIAAGAFHISKPSDLIPELQGRFPIRVELESLGEAEFVRILSEPKNALTRQYKALLATEGVDLTFTEDAVREIARTAQLVNERTENIGARRLHTILEKMLEDLSFRAPELGAKQISIDAAYVRDKLADIVKDEDLSRYIL encoded by the coding sequence GTGAACAACTTCACCCCCCGGGAGATCGTCTCCGAGCTCGACCGCTACATCGTGGGGCAGAACGCCGCCAAGCGCGCCGTGGCCATCGCCCTGCGCAACCGCTGGCGCCGCCAGCAGGTGCACGCCGAGCTGCGGGATGAAATCGCCCCGAAGAACATCATCATGATCGGCCCCACGGGCGTGGGCAAGACCGAAATCGCGCGGCGCCTGGCCAAGCTCGCCCAGGCACCCTTCATCAAGGTCGAGGCGAGCAAGTTCACCGAGGTCGGCTATGTCGGCCGCGACGTGGAGAGCATGGTGCGCGACCTGGTCGATCTGGCCGTCATCATGGTGCGCGAGGAAGAAGCCGATAAAGTGCGCCTCAAGGCCGAGGATATGGCCGAGGAGCGCCTTCTCGACCTGCTGCTGCCCGGCGAGAGCGCGGCTTTGCAGATCAGCGAAAGCGAAGGGCGCGAGACCACCCGCGACAAGCTGCGGCGCAAGCTGCGCATGGGCGAGCTCGACGATCGCCTGGTCGAGGTCGACATTCAGGTGAGCAAGACCCCTTCCCTGGAGGTCTTTACCCCCCAGGGCATGGAGGAGCTGGGCTCGAGCTTCAAGGAAATGTTCGGCAATCTCTTCCCGAAAAAGAACAAGCGCCGCCGGGTGCGCGTCGCCGAGGCACGCGAGCTGCTCATCGAAAGCGAGGCCGAACGCCTGGTGGACATGGACAAGGTCAAGGCCCTGGCCAAGGAACGCGTCGAGCAGAGCGGCATCATCTTCATCGACGAAATCGACAAGATCGCCAGCGCCGAGCACGGCCGAGGGCCCGACGTTTCGCGCGAAGGGGTGCAGCGCGACATCCTGCCCATCGTCGAGGGCAGCACGGTCAACACCAAGTGCGGGCCGGTGCGCACCGACCATGTGCTGTTCATCGCGGCGGGCGCCTTTCATATCAGCAAGCCCTCGGATCTGATCCCCGAACTCCAGGGCCGTTTTCCCATCCGCGTGGAACTCGAAAGCCTCGGCGAAGCCGAGTTCGTGCGCATTCTCAGCGAGCCGAAAAACGCCCTGACCCGCCAGTACAAGGCGCTTTTGGCCACCGAAGGGGTGGATCTGACGTTTACCGAGGATGCGGTGCGCGAAATCGCCCGCACCGCGCAGTTGGTCAACGAGCGCACCGAGAACATCGGCGCGCGGCGTCTGCACACCATTTTGGAGAAGATGCTCGAGGATCTCTCCTTTCGCGCCCCGGAGCTGGGAGCCAAGCAGATAAGCATCGACGCCGCCTACGTGCGCGACAAACTGGCCGACATCGTCAAGGACGAGGATCTGTCCCGATACATCTTGTAG
- the hslV gene encoding ATP-dependent protease subunit HslV, producing MFHATTILCVRKDGIVALAGDGQVTFGNTVMKHSARKIRTMNDGKVLAGFAGSAADAFTLFEKFEGKLQEFRGNLTRAAVSLAKDWRTDRVLRRLEALLVVADREATLVISGAGDVIEPDDGIAAIGSGGPYALAAARALAAHSPLSAGEIAEQAMRIAAGICIYTNDQIKLETLS from the coding sequence ATGTTCCACGCCACCACCATCCTGTGCGTGCGCAAGGACGGCATCGTCGCCTTGGCCGGCGACGGCCAGGTGACCTTCGGCAACACGGTGATGAAGCATTCCGCGCGCAAAATCCGCACCATGAACGACGGCAAGGTCCTTGCCGGCTTTGCCGGCAGTGCCGCCGACGCCTTCACCCTGTTCGAGAAATTCGAGGGCAAACTGCAGGAGTTTCGCGGCAACCTGACCCGCGCGGCGGTGTCCCTGGCGAAGGATTGGCGCACCGACCGGGTGCTGCGCCGCCTCGAAGCCCTGCTGGTGGTCGCCGACCGCGAGGCGACCCTGGTGATTTCCGGCGCGGGCGACGTCATCGAGCCCGACGACGGCATCGCCGCCATCGGCTCGGGCGGCCCCTATGCCCTGGCCGCGGCGCGCGCCCTGGCGGCCCATTCGCCCCTGAGCGCCGGGGAGATCGCCGAGCAGGCCATGCGCATCGCCGCCGGCATCTGCATTTACACCAACGACCAGATCAAGCTGGAGACCCTGTCGTGA
- a CDS encoding hybrid sensor histidine kinase/response regulator yields MRLEMREEPALRQELRGRTVLVVDDEAIIRDLCAKILKDCRVLHASGGEEALSLWAQEPVDVILTDVMMTPMSGLDLLRRIKEQAPDMPVVIMTGYTDKEIILQALQAAADDFISKPINLLQLRTTINRVLEKKALRAELVSLKRMDRLKTEFLGLISHKLKTPTTAISLFIQNLAQGIGDTQAPAFQTTLKMILEESAYLESLIQDLLAFSQVLLREGPPRLSEVDAAALCRELLDTLRPRAQAKGVALDLELAEELGSLHTDREQLSFALFALLDNAIKFTNGGGRVSLAAQRGDFGLRLRVRDTGVGIAAEELPRVFEKFYQIDPARTGQVRGFGLGLFYARGFVQNLGGSLVLDSEPGRGTTVTLTLPC; encoded by the coding sequence TTGCGCCTTGAAATGCGCGAAGAACCCGCCCTGCGCCAGGAACTGCGGGGGCGCACGGTGCTGGTGGTCGACGATGAGGCCATCATTCGCGATCTCTGCGCGAAGATCCTCAAGGACTGCCGGGTTCTGCACGCCTCGGGCGGCGAGGAAGCCCTGAGCCTGTGGGCGCAAGAACCCGTCGACGTCATCCTCACCGACGTGATGATGACGCCCATGAGCGGCCTCGATCTGCTGCGCCGCATCAAGGAGCAGGCGCCCGACATGCCGGTGGTGATCATGACCGGCTACACCGACAAGGAGATCATCCTGCAGGCCCTGCAGGCCGCCGCCGACGATTTCATCAGCAAACCCATCAACCTGCTGCAACTGCGCACCACCATCAACCGCGTCCTGGAAAAAAAGGCCCTGCGCGCCGAACTGGTGTCCTTGAAGCGCATGGATCGCCTCAAGACCGAATTTCTCGGCCTCATCTCCCACAAGCTCAAAACCCCGACCACCGCCATTTCCCTGTTCATCCAGAATCTGGCGCAGGGCATCGGCGATACCCAGGCTCCCGCCTTTCAGACCACCCTGAAAATGATCCTCGAGGAATCAGCCTATCTGGAAAGCCTGATTCAGGATCTGCTCGCCTTCAGCCAGGTGCTTCTGCGCGAGGGACCGCCGCGCCTGAGCGAGGTCGATGCGGCTGCGCTGTGCCGCGAACTTTTGGATACTCTGCGTCCGCGCGCCCAGGCCAAGGGCGTCGCCCTGGACCTGGAACTCGCCGAGGAACTCGGCTCTTTGCATACCGACCGCGAGCAGCTGAGCTTCGCCCTGTTCGCGCTGCTCGACAACGCCATCAAATTCACCAACGGCGGCGGCCGCGTCAGCCTGGCGGCGCAGCGCGGCGACTTTGGCCTGCGCCTGCGGGTGCGCGATACGGGCGTGGGTATCGCCGCCGAAGAGTTGCCGCGCGTTTTCGAGAAGTTTTACCAGATCGACCCCGCCCGCACCGGGCAGGTGCGGGGCTTCGGTCTCGGCCTGTTCTATGCTCGCGGCTTCGTGCAGAACCTGGGCGGCAGCCTGGTCCTGGATAGCGAGCCCGGCCGCGGCACCACCGTCACCCTGACCCTTCCCTGCTGA
- a CDS encoding cupin domain-containing protein produces the protein MNLKGITLKDSEQAEYLHPKHKNYHLRDLVTAAGNPALSMHLGRLEPGGEIYVHTHEGQSETFYILSGEAVCTMGEERLAFPAGSCGMAPPGVPHGLRNDSAAPVTLLALFTPPLK, from the coding sequence ATGAACCTCAAGGGCATCACCCTCAAGGACAGCGAACAGGCCGAATACCTGCATCCGAAACACAAGAACTACCATCTGCGCGATCTCGTCACCGCCGCCGGCAACCCCGCCCTGTCCATGCATCTGGGGCGGCTCGAACCCGGCGGCGAGATTTACGTCCATACCCATGAGGGCCAGAGCGAGACCTTCTACATTCTCTCCGGCGAAGCCGTGTGCACCATGGGCGAGGAGCGGCTCGCCTTTCCCGCCGGCTCCTGCGGCATGGCGCCGCCCGGGGTTCCCCATGGACTCAGAAACGACAGCGCCGCCCCCGTGACCCTGCTGGCGCTGTTCACGCCACCGCTCAAGTAA
- the alaS gene encoding alanine--tRNA ligase, translating to MTGHELRTRFLQFFADRGHTLVPSSSLVPHNDPTLLFTNAGMNQFKDCFLGREKRDYVRAASSQKCVRAGGKHNDLENVGRTARHHTFFEMLGNFSFGDYFKQEAIAYAWEFLTQDLGLDKNRLYVSVFTDDDEAADIWHEQQGVPRERIFRFGEKDNFWSMGDTGPCGPCTEIFWDNGPEVGCGKPECTVGCDCDRYMEIWNNVFMQFDRAADGTLTPLPKPAVDTGMGLERIATVIQGVKSNYDTDLLRGIIDFVAEITGKSYGADPDDDVSLRVIADHSRATAFLIGDGVLPSNEGRGYVLRRIMRRAARHAKMLGYDEPLLCQSTGQVIEMMSEAYPELRERAAYIAKVTRNEEERFIHTLGNGLRILTEEVARLKSEGRTQIPGAVVFRLYDTFGFPVDLTADIVLADGFSLDEAGFEACMEKQRRKAREHWKGSGEKTVDAIWRQLAEAGIRCEFTGYGRLSDHGTVLALVRDGGRVGEAGAGEKVLVVTSATPFYGESGGQVGDRGEILADGARLRVHDTLRPLPEIIVHQAEILQGILREGEAVELQVDEAARLATARNHTATHILQAVLVEVLGDHVKQAGSLVTPERLRFDFTHFSPLSDEDITRVEREVNRRIRENAAVDSREMAAAEAIAAGATALFGEKYGERVRVIALGDFSMELCGGTHARAAGDIGLFKIVQETGIAAGVRRIEALTGERAVEYVLQQEDTLERMAALVKSDPQQLENRLQKLLERQRELEREVESLRGKLNAGKSGELLERAREVAGVRYLATRVEGVDGKGLREFSDQLRERLGSGVVVLGSESEGKANLLVAVSKDLTSCLQAGAIIKELAALVGGGGGGRPDLAQAGGSRPENLDHALAQVESLLTQMLAKAAQP from the coding sequence ATGACCGGACACGAACTTCGCACGCGCTTTCTTCAGTTTTTCGCCGACCGCGGCCACACCCTGGTGCCCTCTTCGTCCCTGGTGCCCCACAACGATCCGACGCTGCTCTTCACCAACGCCGGCATGAATCAGTTCAAGGACTGCTTTCTCGGCCGGGAAAAGCGCGACTACGTGCGCGCCGCCTCCTCGCAGAAATGCGTGCGCGCCGGCGGCAAGCACAACGACCTGGAAAACGTCGGCCGCACCGCGCGCCATCACACGTTCTTCGAGATGCTCGGCAACTTTTCCTTCGGCGACTATTTCAAGCAGGAAGCCATCGCCTATGCCTGGGAATTTCTCACCCAGGATCTGGGTCTCGACAAGAACCGCCTCTATGTCTCGGTCTTCACCGACGACGACGAGGCAGCCGACATCTGGCATGAGCAGCAAGGCGTGCCGCGCGAGCGCATCTTCCGCTTCGGCGAAAAGGACAATTTCTGGAGCATGGGCGATACCGGCCCCTGCGGCCCCTGCACGGAAATCTTCTGGGACAACGGCCCCGAGGTCGGCTGCGGCAAGCCCGAGTGCACCGTGGGCTGCGACTGCGACCGCTACATGGAAATCTGGAACAACGTGTTCATGCAGTTCGATCGCGCCGCCGACGGCACCCTGACGCCCCTGCCCAAGCCCGCCGTCGACACGGGCATGGGTCTGGAGCGCATCGCCACGGTCATCCAGGGCGTCAAGTCCAACTACGACACCGATCTGCTGCGCGGCATCATCGATTTCGTCGCCGAGATCACCGGCAAGAGCTATGGCGCCGATCCCGACGACGACGTGTCCCTGCGCGTCATCGCCGACCACAGCCGCGCCACCGCCTTTCTCATCGGCGACGGCGTGCTGCCCAGCAACGAAGGGCGCGGCTACGTGCTGCGCCGCATCATGCGCCGCGCCGCGCGCCACGCCAAGATGCTCGGTTACGACGAGCCGCTGCTCTGCCAGAGCACCGGGCAGGTCATCGAGATGATGAGCGAGGCTTATCCCGAACTGCGCGAGCGCGCCGCCTACATCGCCAAGGTCACGCGCAACGAGGAGGAACGCTTCATCCACACCCTGGGCAACGGCCTGCGCATTCTCACCGAGGAAGTGGCGCGCCTCAAGAGCGAGGGCCGCACCCAGATTCCCGGGGCGGTGGTCTTTCGCCTCTACGACACCTTCGGCTTTCCCGTCGATCTCACCGCCGACATCGTGCTTGCCGACGGCTTCAGCCTTGACGAGGCGGGTTTCGAGGCGTGCATGGAGAAGCAAAGGCGCAAGGCGCGCGAGCACTGGAAGGGCTCCGGGGAAAAAACGGTGGATGCCATCTGGCGCCAGTTGGCCGAGGCGGGCATCCGCTGCGAATTCACCGGCTACGGCCGCCTTTCGGATCACGGCACGGTGCTCGCCCTGGTGCGCGACGGCGGGCGGGTCGGCGAAGCCGGCGCGGGCGAAAAGGTGCTGGTGGTGACCTCGGCCACGCCTTTTTACGGCGAGTCGGGCGGCCAGGTGGGCGATCGCGGCGAGATTCTGGCCGACGGCGCGCGCCTGCGGGTCCACGACACCCTGCGCCCCCTGCCCGAGATCATCGTCCATCAGGCCGAGATCCTGCAGGGCATCCTGCGCGAGGGCGAGGCCGTCGAACTTCAGGTGGACGAGGCCGCGCGCCTGGCCACGGCGCGCAACCACACCGCCACCCACATTCTGCAGGCGGTGCTGGTCGAGGTGCTCGGCGACCACGTCAAGCAGGCCGGCTCCCTGGTCACGCCCGAGCGCCTGCGCTTTGACTTCACTCACTTCTCGCCCCTGAGCGACGAGGACATCACCCGCGTGGAGCGCGAGGTCAATCGCCGCATCCGCGAAAACGCCGCCGTCGACAGCCGGGAAATGGCGGCGGCCGAGGCCATCGCCGCCGGCGCCACCGCCCTGTTCGGCGAAAAATACGGCGAGCGGGTGCGCGTCATCGCCCTGGGCGATTTCAGCATGGAGCTGTGCGGTGGCACCCACGCCCGCGCCGCCGGCGACATCGGACTGTTCAAGATTGTTCAGGAAACCGGCATCGCCGCCGGGGTCCGGCGCATCGAGGCGCTCACGGGCGAGCGGGCCGTGGAATATGTCTTGCAACAGGAAGACACCCTGGAGCGCATGGCGGCGCTGGTGAAAAGCGATCCCCAGCAACTGGAAAACCGCCTGCAAAAGCTTCTGGAACGCCAGCGCGAGTTGGAGCGCGAGGTCGAGTCCCTGCGCGGCAAGCTCAATGCCGGAAAGTCCGGCGAACTGCTGGAGCGTGCCCGCGAAGTGGCCGGAGTGCGATATCTCGCCACCCGCGTCGAGGGCGTCGACGGCAAGGGTCTGCGCGAATTTTCCGATCAGTTGCGCGAGCGCTTGGGCTCCGGCGTGGTGGTGCTGGGCAGTGAAAGCGAGGGCAAGGCCAATCTACTGGTGGCGGTGAGCAAGGATCTCACCTCCTGCCTGCAGGCGGGCGCCATCATCAAGGAGCTGGCCGCCTTGGTGGGCGGCGGCGGGGGGGGACGCCCCGACCTCGCCCAGGCCGGCGGCAGCCGCCCCGAGAACCTCGACCACGCCCTGGCCCAGGTGGAAAGCCTGTTGACCCAGATGCTGGCCAAAGCCGCTCAACCCTGA
- a CDS encoding regulatory protein RecX codes for MSASEPLALALRLLAARDRSQAELAAALERRGIAASDIAEVLERCRELGYVDDRRYALERARALLRDGRAAGARIRLDLRRRGIDPELAQEALRAAEVEAAPEQVLRELLARRFPDFDYARAEARDKRRVIAFLQRRGFSPAQIFALFREEKDL; via the coding sequence TTGAGCGCTTCTGAACCCCTCGCCCTGGCGCTGCGCCTGCTCGCCGCGCGGGATCGCAGCCAGGCCGAGCTCGCCGCCGCCCTGGAGCGTCGCGGCATCGCCGCCTCGGACATCGCCGAGGTTCTGGAGCGCTGCCGCGAGTTGGGCTATGTGGATGACCGCCGCTACGCCCTGGAGCGCGCCCGCGCCCTGTTGCGCGACGGCCGCGCGGCGGGCGCGCGCATCCGCCTTGATTTGCGCCGCCGCGGCATCGACCCCGAACTGGCGCAGGAGGCCCTGCGCGCCGCCGAGGTCGAAGCGGCCCCCGAGCAGGTGCTGCGCGAACTGCTCGCGAGACGCTTTCCCGATTTCGACTACGCCCGTGCCGAGGCGCGCGACAAACGACGGGTTATCGCCTTTCTGCAACGCCGCGGTTTCAGCCCGGCACAGATTTTCGCCCTATTTCGAGAAGAAAAGGATCTCTAG